Proteins encoded together in one Catalinimonas alkaloidigena window:
- the cysM gene encoding cysteine synthase CysM, whose amino-acid sequence MKLADLIGNTPLVELQVIPVKKNVTLLGKLEGNNPGGSVKDRAAYGMIKGALDRGEIKVGDPLVEATSGNTGIALAMIARILGLDMTLIMPDNSTRERVLAMEAYGAKVVLTPAAQTIEYSRELAEQMARDEGYFMLNQFANADNYAAHYRTTGPEIWRDTDGQVTHFVSAMGTTGTIMGVSRYLKEQNPAVQIVGTQPTDGSCIPGIRRWSPDYLPKIFEPDRVDRVIDVREEDARTYTKRLAKEEGILAGMSSGGALYAALQIANEIDQGVIVFIVCDRGDRYLSSDLFT is encoded by the coding sequence ATGAAACTCGCCGACCTGATCGGAAATACCCCGCTGGTGGAACTGCAAGTCATTCCTGTCAAGAAAAACGTTACGCTTTTGGGCAAACTGGAAGGGAACAACCCCGGCGGAAGCGTAAAAGACCGGGCGGCTTACGGGATGATCAAGGGCGCGTTGGACCGGGGGGAAATCAAGGTAGGCGACCCACTGGTGGAAGCGACCAGCGGCAATACGGGCATTGCGCTCGCGATGATCGCCCGCATCCTGGGCCTGGACATGACGCTCATCATGCCCGACAACTCCACCCGCGAGCGGGTGCTGGCGATGGAGGCCTACGGCGCCAAGGTCGTCCTGACGCCCGCCGCCCAAACCATTGAATACTCGCGGGAACTGGCCGAACAGATGGCACGCGACGAAGGCTACTTCATGCTGAATCAGTTTGCCAACGCCGATAACTACGCCGCCCACTACCGCACCACCGGCCCCGAAATCTGGCGCGATACCGACGGGCAGGTGACGCATTTTGTGTCGGCGATGGGCACGACGGGCACCATCATGGGTGTGTCGCGTTACCTGAAAGAACAAAATCCGGCGGTGCAGATCGTAGGGACGCAACCCACCGACGGGTCGTGCATTCCCGGCATCCGGCGCTGGAGCCCCGACTATTTACCCAAGATTTTTGAGCCGGATCGTGTCGATCGGGTAATCGACGTACGCGAAGAAGATGCCCGGACGTACACCAAACGCCTGGCGAAGGAAGAGGGCATTCTGGCGGGCATGAGCAGTGGGGGCGCGCTTTACGCGGCTCTGCAAATCGCGAACGAAATCGACCAGGGCGTAATCGTTTTCATCGTCTGTGACCGGGGCGACCGCTACCTCAGCTCCGACCTGTTTACGTAA
- a CDS encoding glycoside hydrolase family 127 protein, with protein MKSSLLSLTLLGSFWLGSATTLGQASDYPIQPVPFTDVHVDDPFWSPRIEKNRTETIPASFARIESTGRLKNFDMAAKGEGKFCTTYTFDDTDIYKTIEGASFSMAVHPDPQLDAYVDSLIGVVKAAQEPDGYLYTARTIDPANPHKWAGPERWVLEHENSHELYNSGHLFEAAAAHYQATGKRNLLDIALKNADLLLDVFGPNKRHVAPGHEVVEMGLVKLYRLTGREKYLDLAKFFIDERGKREYDENSPDPWKNGKYWQDATPVVDEDEAVGHAVRAMYLYAAVADVAALTGDEAYTTAVDRIWDNMVGKKIYVQGGIGAVPSGERFGENYDLPNHSAYNETCAAIGNVYWNHRMFLLHGDAKYMDVLEKVLYNGMISGVGMDGKTFFYTNAMQITDHYQHHDLERERSGWFVCSCCPTNVTRFMPSIPGYVYAKRNDDLYVNLFINGSADVDVKGKSVTITQENNYPWDGGLAFTLKPRSSTEFNLKIRIPGWVQNEALPSDLYRFEGNSDAKPEINVNGQAVDYTMDKGYAVLSRKWKRNDKVEVMLPMDVRRVVANEQVEADRGKVAIQRGPLIYCAEWKDNDGQASNILLPEQVEFTPTFESSLLNGVTVLEGQAPKVEVIDNGLGLKTETKPVRLIPYYAWANRGPGEMQIWFPEKVTGVELFAEESK; from the coding sequence ATGAAATCCTCTTTGCTTAGTCTCACGCTGTTGGGCAGTTTCTGGCTCGGCAGCGCTACCACCCTGGGGCAGGCGTCGGATTATCCGATTCAGCCGGTTCCGTTTACGGACGTGCACGTCGACGATCCGTTCTGGTCACCGCGGATCGAGAAGAACCGCACCGAGACCATTCCCGCCTCCTTTGCCCGCATCGAGAGCACCGGTCGGCTGAAGAATTTCGACATGGCCGCCAAAGGCGAAGGGAAGTTCTGTACCACCTACACGTTCGACGACACCGACATTTACAAAACCATCGAAGGGGCTTCCTTCTCGATGGCGGTTCATCCCGACCCTCAACTCGATGCCTACGTCGATTCGCTGATCGGGGTGGTGAAGGCGGCGCAGGAACCGGACGGCTACCTCTACACCGCCCGGACCATCGACCCGGCGAACCCGCACAAATGGGCGGGACCGGAGCGTTGGGTGCTGGAGCACGAAAACAGTCACGAGCTCTACAATTCCGGCCACCTGTTCGAAGCGGCGGCAGCACACTACCAGGCCACCGGCAAACGAAACTTACTGGACATCGCCCTGAAAAACGCCGACCTGTTGTTGGATGTGTTCGGACCGAACAAACGCCACGTCGCGCCCGGTCACGAGGTGGTGGAGATGGGCCTCGTGAAGCTGTACCGCCTCACGGGACGTGAAAAGTACCTGGACCTGGCGAAATTCTTCATCGACGAGCGTGGCAAGCGGGAGTACGACGAGAACAGCCCTGACCCGTGGAAGAACGGGAAGTACTGGCAGGACGCCACGCCCGTCGTGGACGAAGATGAAGCCGTCGGGCACGCCGTGCGGGCGATGTATCTCTACGCCGCGGTGGCCGATGTGGCGGCACTGACCGGCGACGAAGCCTACACAACGGCCGTGGACCGGATCTGGGACAACATGGTCGGGAAGAAAATTTACGTGCAGGGTGGCATTGGGGCGGTGCCGTCGGGCGAACGCTTCGGCGAAAACTACGACCTGCCTAACCACTCGGCCTACAACGAGACGTGCGCGGCCATCGGCAATGTCTACTGGAACCACCGCATGTTTCTGCTGCACGGCGACGCCAAGTACATGGACGTGCTGGAAAAGGTGCTCTACAACGGCATGATCTCGGGCGTAGGGATGGACGGCAAGACGTTTTTCTACACCAACGCCATGCAGATCACCGACCACTACCAGCACCACGACCTGGAGCGCGAGCGGTCCGGCTGGTTCGTCTGCTCGTGTTGCCCCACCAACGTCACGCGCTTCATGCCTTCCATTCCGGGCTACGTCTACGCGAAGCGCAACGACGATCTCTACGTCAACCTGTTCATCAACGGCTCGGCCGATGTGGACGTCAAAGGGAAGTCCGTTACCATCACGCAGGAAAACAACTATCCGTGGGACGGAGGGTTGGCCTTTACGCTGAAGCCGCGTTCGTCGACCGAGTTCAACCTGAAGATCCGCATCCCCGGCTGGGTGCAGAACGAAGCCCTTCCATCCGACCTGTACCGATTCGAAGGGAACTCGGATGCAAAACCCGAAATCAACGTCAACGGCCAGGCGGTCGATTACACCATGGACAAAGGCTACGCCGTGCTGAGCCGGAAGTGGAAACGGAACGACAAGGTGGAGGTCATGCTGCCGATGGACGTGCGGCGGGTGGTGGCGAACGAACAGGTGGAAGCCGACCGCGGCAAGGTGGCGATCCAGCGCGGCCCCCTGATCTACTGCGCCGAGTGGAAAGACAACGACGGCCAGGCCAGCAACATCCTCCTGCCCGAACAAGTAGAATTCACCCCTACCTTCGAGTCCTCGCTTCTGAACGGCGTCACGGTGCTGGAAGGGCAGGCGCCCAAGGTCGAGGTGATCGACAACGGCCTGGGCCTGAAAACCGAAACCAAACCCGTCCGGCTGATTCCGTACTACGCGTGGGCCAACCGCGGACCGGGCGAGATGCAGATCTGGTTTCCCGAGAAAGTGACGGGCGTGGAATTGTTCGCGGAAGAGAGTAAGTAA
- a CDS encoding serine O-acetyltransferase — MDAQFLKKIYATHQVCTTCPSPADVASFFDTLLGALFADFTQLAHLSEAEFATLIDKLQKDLDRLLQQTPQAAQVSDVTQAFFEAVPALYDTLQDDVTGIFSGDPAATNRSQVIRTYPGFYAIAAYRFAHQLYLLGVEDLPRIITEYAHSKTGIDIHPSAQIGTHFCIDHGTGIVIGETAVIGNHVKIYQNVTLGALSVNKADAAVKRHPTIEDHVVIYAGATILGGNTVIGHHSVIGGNVWLTRSVTPHSKIYYQAKMYNDVTQDTDLIIFKTS, encoded by the coding sequence ATGGATGCCCAATTTCTAAAGAAAATTTACGCCACCCACCAGGTGTGCACCACGTGCCCGTCGCCCGCCGATGTGGCTTCCTTCTTCGATACGTTGCTTGGCGCGCTCTTCGCCGACTTCACGCAGTTGGCGCATCTGTCGGAAGCGGAGTTTGCCACGCTGATCGACAAATTGCAGAAAGACCTGGATCGCCTTCTGCAACAGACGCCGCAGGCTGCGCAGGTATCGGACGTGACGCAGGCATTTTTCGAGGCTGTACCGGCCCTGTACGACACGCTGCAAGACGACGTGACCGGCATTTTTTCGGGCGATCCGGCAGCGACCAACCGCAGTCAGGTAATTCGGACCTATCCGGGTTTTTATGCCATTGCGGCCTATCGGTTCGCGCATCAGTTGTATTTGCTGGGGGTTGAAGACCTGCCGCGCATCATCACGGAATACGCCCACAGCAAAACCGGCATCGACATCCATCCGTCGGCCCAGATCGGGACGCACTTTTGCATCGACCACGGCACCGGTATTGTGATCGGCGAAACGGCCGTCATCGGCAACCACGTCAAGATTTACCAGAACGTCACGCTGGGGGCGCTGAGCGTCAACAAAGCCGATGCGGCCGTAAAACGTCACCCCACCATCGAAGACCACGTGGTGATCTACGCGGGCGCGACGATTCTGGGGGGCAATACGGTGATCGGGCACCACAGCGTGATCGGTGGGAACGTCTGGCTGACACGCAGCGTGACGCCGCACTCCAAAATCTACTACCAGGCCAAAATGTACAACGACGTGACGCAGGACACTGACCTGATCATTTTCAAGACCAGTTAA
- a CDS encoding DUF1080 domain-containing protein, whose translation MIRRTYFSFGLYLLLLSGGAFAQTPEIPYTPLNLQNFNDFRPVGKNWKIVGNVFYDLREGGKGKTERGTGVAVNAPTEKQRDHLMTQMEHGDLDLELDFMMDKGSNAGVYLQGRYEVQLFDSWGVQNPTAADCGAIYERWDEGRPSGRKGYEGHAPAQNVSKAPGLWQRYRILFRAPRFDAQGNKTENARFVKVIHNGVTIHENVEVTGPTRSAAFEDEQPTGPLMIQGDHGPVAIRNLRYKAYGTEPVTLKGMKLSTYDGEGFKSIAQMVAQKPKAQQDIPFLEHAASGSKENFGGKIAGTLHLPTSGTYVLSLNLKWLPPEVNLERLNGAGQLKIDGKEVLSLDGSEGGTALTTLDLQSGDHPLELAYYKNFGFWYARSTDITLAVEGPGVPYTILNAPVRAAEPVGEIEVEPAGRPTMLRSFMNHNGTKRTHVISVGEPGGANYAMDLQYGELLQFWRGDFLETTLMWYGRGETQLAVPQGSVIELAGQPSVAMLADQNATWPDSNDTYKYLGYDVTKAGRPVFKYALDNAEIHESFEPADDGKKLVHALEVTGGGDGLPLWCRLSEGKTITKLPNGLYAVNDKEYFIEIQGSETPVLRTTARNTQELLLPIKGGPVKYAIVW comes from the coding sequence ATGATCCGACGTACCTACTTTTCTTTCGGCCTGTACCTCCTGCTCTTGTCGGGCGGAGCTTTCGCGCAGACGCCGGAAATTCCTTATACGCCCCTCAACCTGCAGAACTTCAATGACTTCCGTCCGGTCGGGAAAAACTGGAAGATCGTGGGCAATGTGTTTTACGACCTGCGGGAAGGCGGCAAGGGCAAAACCGAACGCGGTACCGGCGTGGCCGTCAACGCGCCCACCGAGAAGCAGCGCGACCACCTGATGACGCAGATGGAGCACGGCGACCTCGACCTGGAACTCGACTTCATGATGGACAAAGGGTCCAACGCGGGCGTCTACCTGCAAGGGCGCTACGAAGTGCAACTGTTCGACAGTTGGGGCGTGCAAAACCCGACCGCGGCCGACTGCGGGGCCATCTACGAGCGCTGGGACGAAGGCCGTCCGTCGGGCCGGAAGGGCTACGAAGGACACGCGCCCGCGCAGAACGTCAGCAAAGCGCCGGGGTTGTGGCAGCGCTACCGCATTCTGTTTCGCGCACCGCGTTTCGACGCGCAGGGCAACAAGACCGAAAATGCCCGGTTCGTGAAGGTGATTCACAACGGCGTGACAATCCACGAGAATGTGGAAGTGACCGGGCCGACGCGCTCTGCCGCTTTCGAAGACGAACAGCCGACGGGGCCGCTCATGATTCAGGGCGACCACGGGCCGGTGGCGATTCGCAACCTCCGTTACAAAGCGTACGGCACCGAGCCGGTGACGCTCAAGGGCATGAAGCTAAGCACGTACGACGGGGAAGGCTTTAAATCCATCGCGCAGATGGTAGCACAAAAACCGAAGGCGCAACAGGACATTCCGTTTCTGGAACATGCCGCCTCGGGTAGTAAGGAGAACTTCGGCGGGAAGATTGCCGGCACGTTGCACCTGCCGACCTCGGGTACCTACGTGCTCAGCCTGAACCTGAAGTGGTTGCCGCCCGAAGTAAACCTGGAACGGCTGAACGGCGCGGGCCAATTGAAAATCGACGGGAAAGAAGTCTTGTCGCTCGACGGCAGCGAAGGCGGTACGGCCCTGACGACCCTGGACCTGCAATCCGGCGACCATCCGCTCGAACTGGCCTACTACAAAAACTTTGGGTTCTGGTACGCGCGCAGCACCGACATCACGCTGGCGGTGGAAGGGCCGGGCGTGCCGTACACGATTTTGAACGCACCCGTCCGTGCGGCCGAACCCGTGGGCGAAATCGAAGTGGAGCCGGCGGGCCGCCCGACGATGCTCCGCAGTTTTATGAACCACAACGGAACCAAGCGGACGCACGTCATCTCGGTCGGCGAACCGGGCGGTGCCAATTACGCGATGGATCTGCAATACGGCGAGTTGCTGCAATTCTGGCGGGGCGATTTTCTGGAGACAACGCTGATGTGGTACGGGCGGGGCGAAACCCAACTGGCGGTGCCGCAGGGCAGCGTGATCGAGCTGGCCGGACAACCCTCGGTGGCGATGCTGGCCGATCAGAATGCGACCTGGCCCGACTCGAACGACACATACAAGTACCTAGGCTACGACGTGACGAAAGCCGGTCGTCCGGTCTTCAAGTACGCCCTCGACAATGCGGAAATCCACGAATCGTTCGAACCGGCCGACGACGGAAAGAAACTGGTCCACGCGCTGGAAGTCACGGGCGGGGGCGACGGGCTACCCCTCTGGTGCCGCCTCTCGGAAGGGAAGACGATCACGAAGCTGCCAAACGGCCTCTACGCCGTGAACGACAAGGAATACTTTATTGAAATTCAGGGCTCAGAAACGCCGGTGCTGCGCACCACCGCCCGAAATACGCAGGAGTTGCTGCTGCCGATCAAAGGAGGCCCGGTCAAGTACGCCATCGTCTGGTAA
- a CDS encoding plastocyanin/azurin family copper-binding protein gives MFLTFSRKQFFLLMACVGLGLQVAQAQPDANFTPDKEDDYYKLITLPIPEDVVLEVGGMVTLPDGSIAICTRRGEVWIVSNPAISGSDRPTFKRFAYGLHEPLGLNYKDGDLYVTQRSELTRLRDNDGDGQADAYDKIVSWPLSGNYHEYSYGPLFMPDGTMIEALNLGWSNSLGHGVSLAEWRGWMLQVTPDGEMTPFAAGFRSPSGFGLNAAGDLFYTENQGDWVGSGRITHVEKGDFVGNAEGLKWSSLPGSTVSLTPDDIPDSGRPLYDVAKEVPGLKPPAIWVPHGILGISTSGILNNDTKGKFGPFDDQLFVGDQGQSMVTRVSLEKVKGVYQGVVFPFREGFASGILRLVWGHDGALYAGQTSRGWAAVGKAPYALQRLVWTGRMPFEMKTVRATPDGFEIEYTQPVDKKVAGNPASYKITGFTYKYQAQYGSPVINNANCPIVGIQVSDDGLKARLVVDSLRLGYIHEITAEGVRSTEGKALLHNVGYYTLNQQPDGPKLDRTQFAAAHQHNAAAMGSASAKTTTSGTVRKPAASASKPATKPAAKRVTKLPAGWGEPEFTITMGTKPGLKFTPEQFQVKAGSKVRVVFQNDDDMLHNFVVVLPGTAIEVGEMAMKLGLEGQQKNYIPSTDKVLYHTNLLQPNTSETIYFVAPEKPGDYTYECSVPGHFYSMQGTMKVVK, from the coding sequence ATGTTTTTAACTTTTTCCAGAAAGCAATTTTTTCTCCTGATGGCCTGCGTGGGGCTTGGGCTACAGGTCGCGCAGGCGCAGCCGGACGCCAACTTTACGCCCGACAAGGAAGACGACTATTACAAGCTCATTACCCTGCCCATTCCCGAAGACGTGGTGCTGGAAGTGGGGGGGATGGTCACGCTGCCCGACGGCAGCATCGCCATCTGCACCCGCCGGGGCGAGGTCTGGATCGTCTCCAATCCCGCCATTTCCGGCAGCGATCGGCCCACCTTCAAGCGCTTTGCCTACGGCCTGCACGAGCCGCTGGGCCTGAACTACAAAGACGGTGACCTGTACGTGACGCAGCGCAGCGAACTGACGCGCCTGCGCGATAACGACGGCGACGGGCAGGCCGACGCCTACGACAAAATTGTCTCCTGGCCGCTGTCGGGCAACTACCACGAGTATTCGTACGGGCCGCTGTTTATGCCCGACGGCACCATGATCGAAGCGCTCAACCTGGGGTGGAGCAACAGCCTGGGCCACGGCGTCAGTCTGGCCGAATGGCGGGGCTGGATGTTGCAGGTGACCCCCGATGGGGAGATGACCCCGTTTGCAGCGGGTTTTCGTTCCCCCTCCGGGTTTGGACTCAACGCGGCGGGCGATCTGTTCTATACCGAAAACCAGGGTGACTGGGTCGGGTCAGGCCGCATCACCCACGTAGAAAAAGGCGACTTTGTCGGCAACGCCGAAGGCCTGAAATGGTCGTCGCTGCCGGGATCGACCGTGAGCCTGACCCCCGACGACATTCCCGATTCCGGGCGCCCGCTCTACGACGTGGCGAAGGAAGTTCCTGGTCTGAAACCACCGGCCATCTGGGTGCCCCACGGCATCCTGGGCATTTCGACGTCGGGCATCCTCAACAACGACACGAAGGGCAAGTTCGGGCCGTTCGACGACCAGTTGTTCGTCGGTGATCAGGGACAAAGCATGGTGACGCGCGTCTCGCTGGAGAAGGTGAAGGGCGTCTACCAGGGTGTGGTCTTTCCGTTCCGCGAAGGCTTTGCCTCGGGCATCTTGCGGCTGGTCTGGGGCCACGACGGGGCTCTGTATGCCGGGCAAACGAGCCGGGGTTGGGCGGCGGTGGGCAAAGCGCCCTACGCTCTGCAACGGCTGGTCTGGACGGGCCGCATGCCGTTCGAAATGAAGACCGTGCGCGCCACGCCCGACGGCTTCGAGATCGAATACACCCAGCCGGTCGACAAAAAAGTAGCGGGAAATCCGGCGTCCTACAAGATCACCGGCTTCACCTACAAGTACCAGGCGCAGTACGGCAGTCCCGTCATCAACAACGCCAACTGCCCGATCGTCGGAATTCAGGTATCGGACGATGGCCTGAAGGCACGCTTGGTGGTCGACAGCCTGCGGCTCGGCTACATCCACGAAATCACCGCCGAAGGGGTGCGCTCGACCGAAGGAAAAGCCTTGCTACACAACGTGGGCTACTACACCCTGAACCAGCAACCCGACGGCCCGAAGCTGGACCGCACGCAATTCGCCGCCGCACACCAGCATAACGCCGCGGCAATGGGGTCGGCCTCTGCCAAAACCACTACGTCCGGTACCGTGCGTAAACCTGCTGCCTCCGCCTCAAAACCGGCGACCAAACCTGCTGCCAAGCGCGTGACCAAACTGCCGGCCGGGTGGGGCGAACCCGAGTTCACGATCACGATGGGCACCAAACCCGGCCTCAAATTCACGCCCGAACAGTTTCAGGTGAAGGCCGGTAGCAAGGTGCGGGTGGTGTTCCAGAACGACGACGACATGCTGCACAACTTCGTGGTGGTGCTGCCGGGAACGGCCATCGAAGTGGGCGAAATGGCGATGAAGCTGGGCCTGGAAGGGCAACAGAAAAATTACATTCCGTCAACGGACAAGGTGCTGTATCACACCAACCTGTTGCAACCCAATACCTCCGAAACGATCTACTTCGTCGCGCCCGAAAAGCCGGGCGACTACACCTACGAGTGCTCCGTGCCGGGACACTTCTACTCCATGCAGGGCACAATGAAAGTAGTGAAGTGA
- a CDS encoding GNAT family N-acetyltransferase → MEIRLAHTQRDLEGILNLQRLNLPAALSSEELAQQGFVTVQHDLPLLQRMHAAAPSVVAVDDAGEVVSYCLAMLPAFRDDVPVLRPMFQLLDGLSFQNERLGDTTYLVCGQVCVGKPVRGQGAFDRMYAHLQAQYQLQFRYMVTEIAARNARSLRAHARVGFVPFHRYTAPDGEVWDIVGWDWLT, encoded by the coding sequence ATGGAAATTCGCCTGGCACACACGCAACGGGATCTGGAGGGGATTCTGAACTTGCAACGCCTCAACCTGCCGGCCGCCCTTTCGTCCGAAGAACTGGCGCAACAGGGCTTTGTCACGGTGCAGCACGACCTGCCGTTGTTACAACGGATGCACGCCGCCGCGCCCAGTGTCGTCGCCGTCGACGACGCCGGTGAGGTAGTCAGCTATTGTCTTGCGATGCTGCCCGCATTTCGGGACGATGTTCCGGTGCTGCGCCCCATGTTTCAGTTGCTGGACGGGCTTTCGTTTCAGAACGAACGGCTGGGCGATACGACCTACCTCGTGTGCGGACAGGTCTGCGTAGGAAAGCCGGTGCGTGGCCAGGGAGCGTTCGACCGGATGTACGCGCACCTGCAGGCCCAGTACCAACTGCAGTTTCGGTATATGGTCACGGAAATTGCCGCCCGCAACGCACGGTCGCTGCGCGCACACGCCCGGGTCGGCTTCGTGCCGTTTCACCGGTACACGGCCCCCGACGGCGAGGTCTGGGACATTGTGGGATGGGATTGGCTTACGTAA